The Thiogranum longum genome includes a region encoding these proteins:
- the mtnA gene encoding S-methyl-5-thioribose-1-phosphate isomerase — MEKLHDAIRAMAWTDAGLELLDQRKLPLAESWLVLCDCASVARAIRDMVVRGAPAIGITAAYAAVLAARERYARQPSDWRTGFAIDMQNLAQSRPTAVNLVWAVERMQQLAFSLNGNPVPVLLSEAQAIHEQDIAANYTMGERGAACIDDGSSVLTHCNTGSLATGGYGTALGVIRSAWSDNKLNAVYADETRPWLQGARLTAWELVQDSIPVTLLVDGAAAWLMQQGRVQWVIVGSDRIAANGDVANKIGTYAAAVAARHHGVRFMVVAPSSTVDMGTACGADIPIEMRAEQEVLSAGGQPVAANGAQAWNPAFDITPAELIDVIVTERGIVEHPDTVKMRSLMV, encoded by the coding sequence TTGGAAAAATTACACGACGCGATTCGCGCCATGGCATGGACAGACGCAGGACTCGAATTGCTCGATCAGCGAAAATTGCCGCTGGCAGAATCCTGGCTGGTGCTGTGCGACTGTGCTTCAGTGGCACGGGCGATTCGTGACATGGTCGTGCGCGGTGCTCCGGCCATTGGTATTACCGCGGCCTATGCAGCGGTTCTGGCAGCACGCGAGCGGTATGCAAGGCAGCCTTCTGACTGGCGTACAGGCTTTGCAATCGATATGCAAAATCTTGCTCAGTCGCGTCCTACTGCAGTAAACCTCGTCTGGGCGGTGGAACGCATGCAGCAGCTGGCATTCTCGCTGAACGGCAATCCCGTGCCGGTACTGTTGTCCGAAGCGCAGGCGATACACGAACAGGATATTGCGGCGAATTACACCATGGGCGAACGGGGTGCCGCCTGTATCGATGACGGCAGCAGTGTCCTTACCCATTGCAATACCGGTTCACTGGCGACCGGCGGTTACGGGACGGCGCTGGGGGTTATTCGCAGCGCCTGGTCGGATAATAAACTCAACGCCGTTTATGCCGACGAGACGCGACCCTGGTTACAGGGTGCAAGACTGACCGCCTGGGAGCTGGTACAGGACAGCATTCCTGTAACACTTCTGGTTGATGGCGCTGCCGCCTGGTTGATGCAGCAGGGCAGGGTGCAGTGGGTCATTGTCGGTTCAGACCGGATTGCAGCCAATGGCGATGTGGCTAACAAGATCGGTACCTATGCCGCGGCGGTGGCAGCGCGGCATCATGGTGTCAGATTCATGGTCGTTGCCCCGTCTTCGACCGTGGATATGGGTACCGCCTGCGGTGCGGACATTCCCATCGAAATGCGTGCGGAACAGGAAGTCCTCAGTGCGGGTGGACAGCCTGTGGCAGCCAACGGCGCGCAGGCCTGGAACCCGGCCTTCGACATCACGCCGGCAGAACTGATCGATGTTATCGTCACTGAACGGGGTATTGTCGAGCATCCGGATACGGTAAAAATGCGTTCCCTTATGGTATAG
- a CDS encoding OmpA/MotB family protein, protein MSVASTLSRQTTPSSGQPGDDSFPWDLDAAPSVMENDTWLLSFIDVLTLLLALFVLLLAQEHQRNKIPGHEIPDAPARIDFEYRTAPPAAAQTTAPVPAPDQIHVLKPFATIQLPPLPQIVTPLNRLKIPAPERSRKSVEKKNGVSTPEPEAQIAAHEHAPVEQENNSAIDTEQEHPENVATVTSPIDRLMQSIHASGLADRIDIQTRSNSLRLDIADSILFAPARTALSEDGVKLLGELASTLKTLPWSLSVEGHTDNIPIKTSRFPSNWELSTARASSVARELIENGVEADRIRAIGYADTRPRASNDSPEGRNRNRRVTFVLELQEE, encoded by the coding sequence ATGTCCGTTGCGTCAACATTGTCCCGGCAAACAACGCCGTCGTCAGGACAACCGGGAGATGACTCATTCCCCTGGGATCTTGACGCCGCACCCTCCGTGATGGAGAACGACACCTGGCTGTTGAGTTTTATCGATGTACTGACGCTGCTGCTGGCGCTGTTTGTTTTGTTGCTGGCGCAGGAACACCAGCGCAACAAGATACCGGGACATGAAATTCCCGATGCGCCGGCGCGTATTGATTTTGAATACAGGACTGCGCCGCCTGCAGCTGCTCAAACTACAGCTCCAGTTCCAGCTCCGGACCAGATCCACGTACTGAAACCGTTTGCCACTATTCAACTACCACCCCTACCACAAATTGTCACTCCCTTGAATCGACTGAAAATACCGGCACCTGAACGGAGCAGGAAAAGTGTGGAAAAGAAGAACGGGGTCAGCACGCCTGAGCCTGAAGCACAAATTGCAGCTCATGAGCATGCGCCGGTAGAGCAAGAAAATAATAGCGCCATAGATACGGAGCAGGAACATCCGGAAAACGTGGCAACGGTCACTTCACCGATCGACCGGTTGATGCAGAGCATTCATGCCAGCGGGCTGGCTGACCGTATTGATATCCAGACGCGCAGCAACAGTCTGCGCCTTGATATCGCCGACAGCATTCTGTTTGCCCCGGCTCGTACCGCACTTTCAGAAGACGGGGTGAAGCTGCTCGGTGAGCTGGCGTCCACGCTGAAGACCTTGCCCTGGTCACTGTCCGTGGAAGGTCATACCGACAACATTCCTATCAAGACATCTCGCTTCCCCTCCAACTGGGAACTTTCCACGGCACGCGCATCCAGTGTCGCTCGTGAACTGATCGAAAATGGTGTGGAGGCAGATCGCATCCGCGCCATTGGTTATGCGGATACACGACCGCGTGCCAGTAACGATTCACCGGAAGGTCGCAACCGGAACCGTCGGGTAACCTTTGTACTTGAACTGCAGGAGGAATAG
- a CDS encoding glutathione S-transferase, translating into MSIPSASPNILYSFRRCPYAMRARLALKYSGLPVELREVDLNAVPAELSAASSKNTVPVLVTPGGEVIDESWDIVLWSLRHNDPDNGLGDDEANVIPADQLLEINDFSFKEDLDRYKYFERYPEHPQEYYRKRGEEFLEELEEILSETRYLLGDRPTLADIGVFPFIRQFAGVDRDWFDQSPYPHLRNWLDEWLASELFKSVMVKHPLWKPGDTPVYL; encoded by the coding sequence ATGAGTATTCCGTCGGCATCGCCAAACATCCTGTACAGCTTCAGGCGCTGTCCCTACGCCATGCGCGCGCGACTGGCACTGAAATATTCCGGTCTTCCCGTTGAACTGCGCGAAGTGGATCTGAATGCCGTGCCGGCTGAGTTGTCGGCGGCATCATCCAAGAACACAGTGCCGGTGCTGGTGACGCCAGGTGGTGAGGTGATCGATGAGAGCTGGGATATTGTGCTGTGGTCGTTGCGTCACAATGACCCGGACAACGGGTTGGGTGATGACGAGGCGAATGTGATTCCGGCAGACCAGCTACTGGAAATCAATGATTTTTCCTTCAAGGAAGACCTGGATCGCTACAAGTATTTTGAGCGCTACCCGGAGCACCCGCAGGAATATTACCGAAAGCGTGGTGAAGAATTTCTGGAAGAGCTGGAAGAAATTCTGTCGGAAACGCGCTACCTGCTTGGCGACCGCCCCACACTGGCCGACATTGGCGTGTTTCCGTTCATTCGCCAGTTTGCCGGAGTGGATCGGGACTGGTTTGATCAGTCACCTTACCCGCATCTGCGTAACTGGCTGGATGAATGGCTGGCGTCGGAGCTGTTTAAATCGGTGATGGTAAAACACCCGCTGTGGAAGCCCGGCGATACACCGGTTTATCTTTGA
- the ubiG gene encoding bifunctional 2-polyprenyl-6-hydroxyphenol methylase/3-demethylubiquinol 3-O-methyltransferase UbiG, translating into MNNATHNVDAAEISKFEALASRWWDPNSEFKPLHDINPLRIDYIDQRAPLAGCKVIDVGCGGGLLSEGMALRGALVTGIDMGEAPLTVARLHQHESGVQVDYQRITAESMSAGHPGAFDTVTCLEMLEHVPDPASVIQACADLVKPGGDVFFSTINRNPKAYMLAIVGAEYLLRMLPRGTHDYRKFIRPSEMERWSRGAGLQLQDLTGMTYNPLTGEYRLGNDVDVNYLAWFRKTD; encoded by the coding sequence ATGAATAACGCTACACACAATGTCGATGCGGCAGAAATCAGCAAGTTCGAGGCACTGGCCTCGCGCTGGTGGGACCCGAACAGCGAGTTTAAACCGCTGCACGACATCAATCCGTTGCGTATCGACTATATTGACCAGCGTGCGCCACTGGCAGGATGCAAGGTCATCGATGTAGGTTGTGGTGGCGGCCTGTTGTCAGAAGGTATGGCGCTACGCGGCGCGCTGGTGACCGGCATCGATATGGGCGAAGCACCGCTCACGGTGGCCAGACTGCACCAGCACGAGTCCGGTGTTCAGGTCGATTACCAGCGTATTACGGCTGAAAGTATGTCCGCCGGGCATCCGGGCGCATTCGATACGGTAACCTGCCTGGAAATGCTGGAGCACGTCCCCGACCCTGCATCTGTCATCCAGGCCTGTGCCGACCTGGTAAAGCCGGGTGGTGATGTATTCTTCTCTACGATCAACCGCAACCCCAAGGCTTATATGCTCGCCATTGTCGGCGCAGAATACCTGTTGCGCATGTTACCGCGCGGTACCCACGACTACCGGAAATTCATTCGCCCCTCGGAAATGGAGCGCTGGTCGCGCGGCGCCGGCCTGCAACTGCAGGATCTCACCGGCATGACCTATAACCCGCTCACCGGTGAATACCGTCTGGGTAATGATGTCGATGTGAACTACCTCGCCTGGTTCCGGAAGACCGACTGA
- a CDS encoding TRZ/ATZ family hydrolase has product MKQTELLIHARWIIPVEPDTQTLEYHSIAVDEGRITALLPGNEARQSFEAQTTIELGDHALIPGLVNAHTHAAMSLLRGIADDLPLMEWLQQHIWPAEQKWVSEQFVHDGTQLAIAEMLRSGTTCFNDMYFFPEVTSRVASSCFMRACTGLILLDFPTRYAENPDEYFAKGLALRDETKHHPLINHAFAPHAPYSVSDDPLKKAQMLADELDLPVHIHLHETASEIEDSIRQYGQRPLARLAKLGLLSPALTAVHMTQLEDSEIAQLAESGASVVHCPESNQKLASGFCPVHKLLDAGVNVALGTDGAASNNDLDMTGEMRSAALLGKLVADDACALPAHTVLRMATLNGAQALGLADQTGSLQAGKWADITAVDLGALETQPVYDPVSQLVYAAGREQVSHVWVAGQLLMRDRQLTHLDIDDLLQRTRGWQTRIAAGEPGR; this is encoded by the coding sequence ATGAAACAAACCGAGCTGCTGATACACGCCCGCTGGATTATTCCTGTTGAACCGGATACACAGACGCTGGAATATCACAGTATTGCCGTGGATGAAGGTCGTATTACCGCTCTGCTTCCCGGCAATGAGGCCCGCCAGTCATTCGAGGCGCAAACCACTATTGAGCTTGGTGATCACGCACTGATCCCCGGCCTGGTCAATGCCCATACCCACGCCGCCATGTCGCTGTTACGTGGTATCGCGGATGACCTGCCATTGATGGAATGGTTACAGCAACATATCTGGCCGGCAGAGCAGAAGTGGGTCAGCGAACAGTTTGTTCACGATGGCACACAACTCGCCATCGCCGAAATGCTGCGCAGCGGCACAACCTGTTTCAATGACATGTACTTCTTTCCGGAGGTCACTTCCCGGGTTGCATCGAGCTGTTTCATGCGCGCCTGCACCGGGTTGATCCTGCTTGATTTCCCGACCCGATATGCCGAGAACCCGGATGAATATTTCGCCAAAGGTCTTGCACTGCGTGACGAGACCAAACACCACCCGCTGATCAATCATGCGTTTGCACCACACGCACCCTACAGTGTGTCGGATGACCCTCTGAAAAAAGCACAAATGCTGGCCGATGAACTTGACCTGCCTGTGCACATTCACTTGCATGAAACCGCCAGTGAAATTGAAGACAGCATCAGGCAATACGGACAACGACCACTGGCGAGACTGGCGAAGCTTGGCCTGCTTTCTCCTGCCCTGACTGCCGTGCATATGACACAGCTGGAGGATAGCGAGATTGCACAGCTGGCGGAAAGTGGCGCCAGTGTCGTGCACTGCCCGGAATCCAACCAGAAGCTGGCGAGTGGTTTCTGCCCGGTTCACAAACTGCTTGATGCAGGGGTCAACGTGGCACTCGGGACCGATGGTGCCGCCAGCAACAATGACCTCGACATGACCGGCGAAATGCGTAGCGCCGCACTGCTTGGCAAGCTGGTGGCCGATGATGCCTGCGCGCTGCCCGCGCACACCGTGTTGCGCATGGCCACCCTGAACGGTGCACAGGCGTTGGGGCTGGCCGACCAGACAGGCTCGCTGCAAGCCGGCAAGTGGGCCGATATCACTGCCGTCGATCTTGGTGCGCTGGAGACACAGCCGGTCTACGACCCGGTATCACAACTGGTCTACGCGGCCGGCCGTGAACAGGTCAGCCACGTATGGGTGGCAGGTCAGCTGCTGATGCGCGACCGCCAGCTGACGCACCTCGACATTGATGACCTGCTACAACGCACACGTGGTTGGCAAACGCGTATCGCGGCAGGTGAACCCGGGCGCTGA
- a CDS encoding motility protein A, with translation MKQSTRLILLASAVAIAAMMLISPSHIGAFLNLPGLVVVFGGTLIATFLSRPTVEVMAVLRSIPALLREEPLPAIKHDIDQLLQFASRYRVASVRNAERELSRIKNPFVRAGLQQVVDRAPEQELEKTLHWRLSSVLRREQGRIQIINTMAIFAPAFGMLGTLFGLVNMLSGLGESGLQEIGGSMAFAMITTVYGIIAANLLFKPLAIKLERRTSQRLMQMKTLMEGILMIYHKRHPAQIRDVLESIQHGATNEAEAERQPNNLTLVGA, from the coding sequence ATGAAACAATCCACTCGCCTGATTTTACTGGCATCAGCCGTCGCTATTGCGGCAATGATGTTGATTTCACCCTCGCATATCGGTGCTTTCCTGAACCTGCCCGGCCTGGTTGTGGTCTTTGGCGGCACCCTGATCGCCACCTTTCTCAGCCGCCCGACGGTGGAAGTCATGGCTGTTCTGCGAAGCATCCCTGCCCTGTTGCGCGAGGAACCGCTGCCTGCCATAAAGCATGATATTGACCAGCTGCTGCAGTTTGCCAGCCGCTACCGGGTTGCCAGTGTACGTAATGCAGAGCGTGAACTCTCCCGCATCAAAAATCCGTTTGTGCGTGCCGGTCTGCAACAGGTCGTCGATCGCGCACCGGAACAGGAGCTGGAGAAAACCCTGCACTGGCGTCTGTCCAGTGTGCTGCGACGTGAACAGGGACGCATACAGATTATCAATACCATGGCCATTTTTGCACCGGCCTTCGGCATGCTTGGCACCCTGTTCGGGCTGGTCAATATGCTCTCTGGCCTGGGTGAAAGCGGCCTCCAGGAAATTGGTGGAAGTATGGCCTTCGCCATGATCACCACGGTGTACGGCATCATTGCCGCCAACCTGTTATTCAAACCCCTGGCCATCAAGCTTGAACGCCGGACAAGCCAGCGACTGATGCAAATGAAAACGCTGATGGAAGGTATTCTGATGATTTATCACAAACGTCATCCCGCACAGATTCGCGATGTACTTGAATCCATACAGCACGGCGCCACAAACGAAGCTGAAGCGGAACGTCAGCCCAACAACCTGACACTGGTCGGAGCCTGA
- a CDS encoding mechanosensitive ion channel family protein, translating to MESINIAGLSNPETIQNVLIPWAIQIGVAIAIFIIGRWVAKWLTGIVEKLMNKSNLDVMLVNFIGNLVYTVLLLVVVMAALDHLGIETTSLLAVFGAAGLAIGLALKDSLANFSSGVMIILFRPFKVGDFVEAGGATGVIEEVQMFATIMRTGDNREIIVPNGQIYSGTITNYSARPTRRIDLVFGIGYDDDIAKAKQIINDIMKQDERILSDPEPAVAMAELADSSVNFNVRPWVKSGDYWPVHADLLEKVKLAFDANGISIPYPQQEVHMHNVD from the coding sequence ATGGAATCAATAAATATTGCAGGATTGAGTAACCCGGAAACGATCCAGAATGTGCTGATCCCCTGGGCCATTCAGATTGGCGTCGCCATCGCCATCTTCATCATCGGTCGTTGGGTGGCAAAATGGCTGACTGGCATAGTCGAGAAACTGATGAATAAGTCCAACCTGGACGTGATGCTGGTCAATTTCATCGGCAACCTGGTCTATACCGTCCTGCTGCTGGTGGTTGTCATGGCGGCCCTCGATCACCTCGGTATCGAAACCACCTCACTGCTTGCTGTGTTCGGCGCCGCCGGCCTGGCCATTGGCCTGGCCCTGAAAGATTCGCTGGCCAATTTCTCCTCCGGGGTAATGATCATCCTGTTCCGCCCGTTCAAGGTCGGTGACTTTGTCGAAGCAGGCGGAGCAACCGGCGTGATCGAGGAAGTACAGATGTTCGCCACCATCATGCGCACCGGTGACAACCGTGAAATCATTGTCCCGAACGGGCAGATCTATAGCGGCACCATTACCAATTATTCCGCCAGGCCGACACGTCGTATCGACCTGGTATTCGGTATTGGCTACGACGACGATATTGCGAAGGCCAAACAGATCATCAATGACATCATGAAGCAGGATGAGCGCATCCTGTCCGATCCCGAACCGGCTGTCGCCATGGCAGAACTGGCCGACAGCAGTGTGAACTTCAATGTTCGTCCCTGGGTCAAGAGCGGTGACTACTGGCCGGTGCATGCCGACCTGCTGGAAAAGGTCAAGCTTGCTTTTGATGCCAATGGCATCAGTATTCCTTACCCTCAGCAGGAAGTGCACATGCATAACGTAGACTGA
- the gph gene encoding phosphoglycolate phosphatase (PGP is an essential enzyme in the glycolate salvage pathway in higher organisms (photorespiration in plants). Phosphoglycolate results from the oxidase activity of RubisCO in the Calvin cycle when concentrations of carbon dioxide are low relative to oxygen. This enzyme is a member of the Haloacid Dehalogenase (HAD) superfamily of aspartate-nucleophile hydrolase enzymes (PF00702).) — translation MAAQTSAVLFDLDGTLLDTAPDLAAALNATLQLNERDALPFETIRPVVSHGGRALIELGFGIDSQHPDFEPLRKQLLDLYQANLAVHTALFPGMGEVLDELEQRHIRWGVVTNKPGWLTDPLLDALNLAQRTACIVSGDTLPERKPHPAPLLHACKLVGCQPQDAIYIGDAERDIEAGRNAGMRTLVALFGYLMEHDRPENWGADALIEQPADILEHLDTTRTQSHAG, via the coding sequence ATGGCTGCACAGACAAGCGCCGTGCTGTTCGACCTGGACGGTACACTCCTCGACACTGCGCCAGACCTTGCTGCGGCACTGAATGCTACATTGCAGCTGAATGAACGTGATGCACTGCCCTTTGAGACCATTCGCCCGGTGGTATCACACGGCGGACGGGCACTGATAGAGCTTGGCTTCGGGATTGACTCGCAACACCCGGACTTCGAGCCGTTGCGCAAACAACTGCTGGATCTGTACCAGGCCAATCTCGCCGTACACACGGCTTTGTTCCCGGGTATGGGAGAGGTGCTGGACGAACTCGAACAACGCCATATCCGCTGGGGTGTGGTCACCAACAAGCCGGGCTGGCTGACTGACCCGCTGCTGGATGCGCTGAATCTTGCACAGCGCACCGCCTGCATAGTGTCTGGTGACACACTACCGGAACGCAAGCCCCACCCTGCCCCCCTGCTGCACGCCTGCAAACTGGTTGGTTGCCAGCCACAAGACGCTATATATATCGGTGACGCCGAACGCGATATCGAAGCCGGTCGCAATGCCGGTATGCGGACGCTGGTCGCACTTTTTGGCTACCTGATGGAACACGACCGCCCGGAAAACTGGGGCGCTGATGCACTTATTGAGCAACCGGCCGATATCCTTGAGCACCTCGACACCACACGCACACAAAGCCACGCCGGGTAA
- a CDS encoding rhomboid family intramembrane serine protease — MIPLYDDNPTRTTPYVTIGIIIACVLAFFWELSLGKRVELAVYSLGMTPAIVFGGKQLLPELSIVPEWMTIFTSMFLHGGWMHLIGNMLYLWIFGDNVEDSMGHGRFLVFYLVCGVFAVFAQALPNPDSTVPMIGASGAISGVLGAYLLMYPHARVLAAIPLGFFLYTMRIPAGLVLGFWFLLQLVSSAASSGQPGGVAFSAHIGGFLAGMALIPFFKYARIPLLPPR; from the coding sequence GTGATACCACTGTACGATGACAACCCGACCCGTACCACCCCGTATGTCACGATAGGCATCATCATCGCCTGCGTACTGGCATTCTTCTGGGAACTGTCACTGGGTAAACGGGTAGAACTGGCCGTGTACAGCCTTGGCATGACACCCGCGATTGTCTTTGGGGGCAAGCAACTGCTGCCGGAGCTGAGCATTGTGCCGGAATGGATGACGATTTTTACCTCCATGTTCCTGCACGGCGGCTGGATGCACCTGATCGGCAACATGCTGTACCTGTGGATTTTCGGTGACAACGTCGAGGATTCAATGGGACACGGACGTTTTCTGGTCTTCTACCTGGTCTGCGGTGTATTTGCTGTATTTGCCCAGGCTTTGCCCAATCCGGATTCCACTGTCCCGATGATCGGTGCCAGCGGTGCCATATCCGGCGTGCTCGGCGCCTATCTGCTCATGTACCCGCATGCACGCGTACTGGCCGCCATACCACTGGGATTCTTCCTGTACACCATGCGTATCCCCGCGGGACTGGTGCTGGGTTTCTGGTTTTTGTTGCAACTGGTCAGCTCGGCCGCCAGCAGCGGTCAACCGGGCGGTGTGGCATTCAGTGCACATATTGGCGGTTTCCTTGCCGGCATGGCACTGATCCCTTTCTTCAAGTACGCACGTATACCGCTGTTACCGCCACGTTAG